The proteins below come from a single Streptomyces tubercidicus genomic window:
- a CDS encoding ABC transporter permease: MTETATPPATDAVDRPPPRRLPWTGPARWRDFSLVPVIFVLGVIGFIVSPAFLTQDNLIGVVQQSTELGLLVLGEALILISGRMDLSLESTIGLAPVVALWLVMPAHGARFAGLELFPAWTAIPLCLAVGAAVGAVNGFLILTLRVNGFIATLGMLTMLRGLHVGISEGRSIGEVPESFAYLGKAAWLGVPAAVWICLALFALGGAVLGYHRHGRALYAIGGNPEAARAAGIRVDRLTWIVLALGGVLAAFAGILYTGHYGAVSASQGNGWIFQVFAAAVIGGIGLKGGRGTLFGALTGVLTLQLVINVMTLGGVPPLWTQFLNGMIIIVALVISRFTSGEKQD, encoded by the coding sequence ATGACCGAGACCGCAACGCCTCCGGCCACCGACGCGGTGGACCGGCCGCCGCCGCGCCGGCTGCCCTGGACCGGGCCGGCCCGCTGGCGGGACTTCTCCCTGGTCCCGGTGATCTTCGTGCTGGGCGTCATCGGCTTCATCGTGTCGCCCGCGTTCCTCACCCAGGACAACCTCATCGGCGTCGTGCAGCAGTCCACGGAGCTGGGCCTGCTGGTGCTCGGCGAGGCACTGATCCTCATCAGCGGGCGGATGGACCTGTCGCTGGAGTCGACCATCGGCCTGGCGCCGGTGGTCGCCCTGTGGCTGGTGATGCCCGCGCACGGCGCCCGCTTCGCCGGGCTGGAGCTCTTCCCCGCCTGGACGGCGATCCCGCTCTGCCTGGCCGTGGGCGCGGCGGTCGGCGCCGTCAACGGCTTCCTCATCCTCACCCTGCGGGTCAACGGCTTCATCGCCACCCTCGGCATGCTCACCATGCTCCGCGGCCTGCACGTGGGGATCTCCGAGGGCCGGTCCATCGGCGAGGTGCCGGAGTCCTTCGCCTATCTGGGCAAGGCCGCCTGGCTGGGCGTGCCGGCCGCCGTCTGGATCTGTCTGGCCCTCTTCGCGCTCGGCGGCGCGGTCCTGGGCTACCACCGGCACGGGCGGGCGCTGTACGCCATCGGCGGCAATCCGGAGGCGGCCCGCGCGGCCGGTATCCGGGTGGACCGCCTCACCTGGATCGTGCTGGCCCTCGGCGGGGTGCTCGCCGCCTTTGCCGGGATTCTCTACACCGGCCACTACGGCGCGGTCTCCGCGAGCCAGGGCAACGGCTGGATCTTCCAGGTGTTCGCCGCCGCGGTGATCGGCGGGATCGGCCTCAAGGGCGGCCGGGGCACCCTCTTCGGCGCGCTCACCGGCGTGCTGACGCTCCAGCTGGTGATCAATGTGATGACGCTGGGCGGAGTGCCGCCGCTGTGGACCCAGTTCCTCAACGGCATGATCATCATCGTCGCCCTGGTCATCTCCCGCTTCACCAGCGGCGAGAAACAGGACTGA
- a CDS encoding enolase C-terminal domain-like protein: MAVTDTVTGLEVHDVRFPTSERRDGSDAMNPDPDYSAAYVVLHTDGGPQGHGFCFTIGRGNDVMAAAIRSLAPYVTGRPAPATAADLAALHHDLTHDSQLRWLGPEKGVMQMAAGALVNAAWDLAAGRAGLPVWEFLATLTPEELVSLVDFRYLSDALTPDEALALLRAAEPGRAARTARLRAEGYPAYTTSPGWLGYDDTELVRLAKQAVADGFGQIKLKVGADLDDDRRRLRLARDAVGPGIRIAVDANQRWDVAEAVRWMTALAPWAPYWIEEPTSPDDVLGHAAVRSGQPVKVATGEHVANRVVFKQLLQAGAVDFVQIDAARVAGVNENLAILLLAAKYGVPVCPHAGGVGLCELVQHLSMFDYVAVSGSWEDRVIEYVDHLHDHFTDPVVLDHGRYRAPTAPGFSARMKPASLAAHRYPDGPVWRARQKPRHHQGEQEVSV; the protein is encoded by the coding sequence ATGGCCGTGACCGACACCGTCACCGGGCTGGAGGTCCATGACGTCCGCTTCCCCACTTCGGAGCGGCGCGACGGCTCGGACGCCATGAACCCGGACCCCGACTACTCCGCCGCCTATGTCGTGCTGCACACCGACGGCGGCCCCCAGGGACACGGCTTCTGCTTCACCATCGGGCGCGGCAACGACGTCATGGCCGCCGCGATCCGGTCCCTCGCGCCCTACGTCACCGGCCGCCCCGCACCCGCCACCGCCGCCGATCTCGCCGCCCTGCACCACGACCTCACCCACGACTCCCAGCTGCGCTGGCTCGGCCCCGAGAAGGGCGTGATGCAGATGGCGGCCGGGGCCCTGGTCAACGCCGCCTGGGACCTGGCCGCGGGCCGGGCCGGGCTGCCGGTGTGGGAATTCCTCGCCACGCTCACCCCCGAAGAGCTGGTCTCCCTCGTCGACTTCCGCTACCTCTCCGACGCCCTGACCCCCGACGAGGCGCTGGCCCTGCTGCGCGCCGCCGAACCCGGCCGCGCCGCCCGCACCGCCCGCCTCAGGGCCGAGGGCTACCCCGCGTACACCACCTCGCCCGGCTGGCTCGGCTACGACGACACCGAGCTGGTACGGCTGGCGAAGCAAGCGGTGGCCGACGGTTTCGGCCAGATCAAGCTGAAGGTGGGCGCCGACCTCGACGACGACAGACGGCGGCTGCGGCTGGCCAGGGACGCGGTCGGCCCCGGCATACGGATCGCCGTCGACGCCAACCAGCGCTGGGACGTGGCCGAGGCGGTCCGCTGGATGACCGCACTGGCGCCCTGGGCCCCGTACTGGATCGAGGAGCCGACCAGCCCCGATGACGTCCTCGGGCATGCCGCGGTGCGCTCCGGACAGCCCGTGAAGGTCGCCACCGGTGAGCATGTCGCCAACCGGGTGGTCTTCAAACAGCTGTTGCAGGCCGGGGCCGTGGACTTCGTCCAGATCGACGCGGCCCGGGTCGCCGGGGTCAACGAGAACCTCGCGATCCTGCTGCTGGCCGCGAAGTACGGGGTGCCGGTGTGCCCGCACGCGGGCGGGGTGGGGCTGTGCGAGCTGGTGCAGCATCTGTCGATGTTCGACTACGTGGCGGTGTCCGGGAGTTGGGAGGACCGGGTCATCGAATACGTCGACCATCTGCACGACCACTTCACCGACCCCGTCGTCCTCGACCACGGCCGCTACCGCGCCCCGACCGCCCCCGGCTTCTCCGCCCGGATGAAACCCGCTTCCCTCGCCGCCCACCGCTACCCCGACGGACCCGTGTGGCGCGCCCGTCAGAAGCCGCGGCACCACCAAGGCGAACAGGAGGTCTCCGTATGA
- a CDS encoding PAC2 family protein: MIELEGVPELIDPVMVAAFEGWNDAGDAASAAVAHLDREWKGEVFAALDAEDYYDFQVNRPTVFLDGGVRKITWPTTRLSVVRVGDTNGKGRTRDLVLVRGIEPSMRWRSFCNEILGFAHELGVEMLVVLGSLLGDTPHTRPVPVSGVTSDADLATRLDLEESRYEGPTGIVGILQEACTHAGVPAVSLWAAVPHYVSQPPNPKASLALLNRLEDLLDVRIPLGELTEDARAWQLGVDQLAAEDSEVAEYVQSLEEARDTADLPEASGEAIAREFERYLRRRDPQAGPGVATEGGLTDGRDSSYLRDTTSGRTRPPRPVSKEPREPKTGDDTATGPKDTAKGNGTAESPDTSGDADPADSPGPEDGPEGNGN; the protein is encoded by the coding sequence GTGATCGAGCTCGAGGGGGTACCCGAGCTGATCGACCCGGTCATGGTGGCCGCGTTCGAAGGCTGGAACGACGCCGGCGACGCCGCCTCCGCCGCGGTCGCACATCTCGACCGGGAATGGAAGGGCGAGGTCTTCGCCGCGCTGGACGCGGAGGACTACTACGACTTCCAGGTGAACCGTCCCACCGTCTTCCTGGACGGCGGGGTCCGCAAGATCACCTGGCCGACGACCCGGCTCTCCGTCGTCCGCGTCGGCGACACGAACGGCAAGGGGCGCACCCGCGACCTCGTCCTGGTCCGCGGTATCGAGCCCAGCATGCGCTGGCGCTCGTTCTGCAACGAAATCCTCGGCTTCGCCCATGAGTTGGGGGTGGAGATGCTGGTGGTGCTGGGCTCGCTGCTCGGCGACACCCCGCACACCCGCCCGGTGCCGGTCAGCGGGGTCACCTCGGACGCGGATCTGGCCACCCGGCTCGATCTGGAGGAGTCCCGCTACGAAGGCCCCACGGGCATCGTCGGCATCCTTCAGGAGGCGTGCACCCATGCCGGTGTCCCCGCGGTGAGCCTGTGGGCCGCGGTGCCGCACTATGTCTCCCAGCCGCCCAACCCGAAGGCCAGCCTGGCGCTGCTCAACCGCCTGGAGGACCTCCTCGACGTCCGTATCCCGCTGGGCGAGCTGACCGAGGACGCCCGCGCCTGGCAGCTGGGCGTGGACCAACTGGCGGCCGAGGACAGCGAGGTCGCCGAGTACGTCCAGTCGCTGGAGGAGGCGCGGGACACCGCGGATCTGCCGGAGGCGTCCGGAGAGGCCATCGCCCGCGAGTTCGAGCGCTATCTGCGCCGCCGCGACCCGCAGGCCGGTCCCGGCGTGGCCACCGAAGGCGGCCTCACGGACGGCCGCGACAGCTCCTACCTCCGCGACACCACCAGCGGCCGCACCCGCCCGCCCCGCCCGGTGTCCAAGGAACCCCGCGAGCCGAAGACCGGCGACGACACGGCGACCGGTCCGAAGGACACGGCCAAGGGCAACGGCACCGCGGAGAGCCCGGACACCTCGGGCGACGCGGACCCGGCCGACTCCCCGGGGCCGGAGGACGGCCCGGAGGGCAACGGGAACTGA
- a CDS encoding sugar ABC transporter substrate-binding protein, with protein MRLRTTGAAACAAVLAIAALAGCNRGSDTAGGRIGIDMPRTDTDFWNSYQQYLEKDLDHGGPAALPLSNSQNDIAKVVSNVQALTDQGAKAIVMAPQDTGAVTAELQRLAEKKIPVVSVDTRPDEGKVYMVVRADNRAYGEKSCEYLGKQLGGKGRVAELQGDLSSINGRDRSEAFASCMKKKFPKITVHELATDWKGEVASGKLQSLLAQHPDLNGIYMQAGGAFLQPTLALLEQKKLLRPAGSDGHITIISNDGIPDELDAIRAGRIDATLSQPADLYAKYALYYAKAGLDGKTFRPGPTDHGSTIVKIKNGLEDQLPAPLVTKDTVNDKKLWANQFEKKK; from the coding sequence ATGAGATTGCGTACGACCGGCGCGGCGGCCTGCGCCGCGGTGCTCGCCATCGCCGCGCTCGCCGGCTGCAACCGCGGCAGTGACACCGCGGGCGGCAGGATCGGCATCGATATGCCCCGTACGGACACCGACTTCTGGAACTCCTACCAGCAGTACCTGGAAAAGGACCTGGACCACGGCGGCCCGGCCGCGCTCCCGCTGTCCAACTCGCAGAACGACATCGCCAAGGTCGTCTCCAATGTGCAGGCGCTGACCGACCAGGGCGCCAAGGCGATCGTCATGGCACCGCAGGACACCGGCGCCGTCACCGCCGAGCTGCAGCGGCTGGCGGAGAAGAAGATCCCGGTGGTGAGCGTGGACACCCGCCCCGACGAGGGCAAGGTCTACATGGTCGTACGGGCCGACAACCGCGCCTACGGGGAGAAGTCCTGCGAGTACCTCGGCAAGCAGCTCGGCGGCAAGGGGCGGGTCGCCGAACTCCAGGGCGACCTCAGCTCGATCAACGGGCGGGACCGCTCCGAGGCGTTCGCGTCCTGCATGAAGAAGAAGTTCCCGAAGATCACGGTGCATGAGCTGGCCACGGACTGGAAGGGCGAGGTCGCCTCCGGCAAGCTGCAGAGCCTGCTCGCCCAGCACCCGGACCTCAACGGCATCTATATGCAGGCCGGGGGCGCCTTTCTGCAGCCCACGCTCGCCCTCCTGGAGCAGAAGAAGCTGCTCAGGCCGGCCGGTTCCGACGGGCACATCACCATCATCTCCAACGACGGCATCCCGGACGAACTGGACGCCATCCGCGCCGGCAGGATCGACGCCACCCTCTCCCAGCCCGCCGACCTCTACGCCAAGTACGCGCTGTACTACGCCAAGGCCGGACTGGACGGCAAGACCTTCCGGCCGGGGCCGACCGATCACGGCTCCACCATCGTGAAGATCAAGAACGGTCTGGAGGACCAGCTCCCGGCGCCCCTGGTCACCAAGGACACCGTCAACGACAAGAAGCTGTGGGCCAATCAGTTCGAGAAGAAGAAGTAG
- the mshC gene encoding cysteine--1-D-myo-inosityl 2-amino-2-deoxy-alpha-D-glucopyranoside ligase, which yields MHAWPASEVPALPGQGRDLRIHDTATGGRVTLDPGPVARIYVCGITPYDATHMGHAATYNAFDLVQRVWLDTKRQVHYVQNVTDVDDPLLQRAVATGDDWTALAERETALFREDMTALRMLPPRHYIGAVESIPGIVPLVERLRDAGAAYELDGDIYFSVESDPHFGEVSGLDAEAMRLLSAERGGDPEREGKKSPLDPMLWMAARDGEPSWDGASLGRGRPGWHIECVAIALDHLGMGFDVQGGGSDLAFPHHEMGASHAQALTGEYPFAKAYVHAGMVALNGQKMSKSKGNLVFVSAVRRDGTDPAAIRLALLAHHYRADWEWTDAVLEEAVERLARWRAAVSRPDGPSADDLLAEIRAALADDLDSPAALAAVDRWAAAQQDGGGTDEGAPGLVSRAVDALLGVAL from the coding sequence ATGCATGCATGGCCCGCTTCTGAGGTCCCCGCCCTGCCTGGCCAGGGCCGCGACCTGAGGATCCACGACACCGCGACCGGCGGACGGGTAACCCTCGACCCCGGTCCCGTCGCCCGTATCTACGTCTGCGGCATCACGCCCTACGACGCCACCCACATGGGGCACGCGGCGACCTACAACGCGTTCGACCTGGTTCAGCGCGTGTGGCTCGACACGAAGCGTCAGGTGCACTACGTACAGAACGTCACCGATGTCGACGATCCGCTGCTGCAGCGGGCCGTGGCCACCGGCGACGACTGGACCGCGCTTGCCGAGCGTGAGACCGCCCTGTTCCGCGAGGACATGACGGCCCTGCGGATGCTGCCGCCCCGCCACTACATAGGCGCCGTCGAGTCGATACCCGGCATCGTCCCGCTGGTGGAGCGGCTGCGCGACGCCGGCGCCGCCTACGAACTGGACGGCGACATCTACTTCTCCGTCGAGTCCGACCCGCACTTCGGCGAGGTCTCCGGGCTGGACGCCGAGGCGATGCGGCTGCTGTCCGCCGAGCGCGGCGGCGACCCGGAGCGCGAGGGCAAGAAGAGCCCGCTCGACCCGATGCTGTGGATGGCCGCCCGGGACGGCGAGCCGAGCTGGGACGGCGCCTCGCTCGGCCGCGGCCGGCCCGGCTGGCACATCGAGTGTGTCGCCATTGCCCTGGACCACCTCGGGATGGGCTTCGACGTCCAGGGCGGCGGCTCCGATCTCGCCTTCCCGCACCACGAGATGGGCGCCTCGCACGCCCAGGCGCTCACCGGCGAGTACCCGTTCGCCAAGGCGTATGTGCACGCCGGGATGGTCGCCCTGAACGGCCAGAAGATGTCCAAGTCCAAGGGCAACCTCGTCTTCGTCTCCGCGGTACGGCGCGACGGCACCGACCCGGCCGCGATCCGGCTGGCGCTGCTCGCCCACCACTACCGCGCGGACTGGGAGTGGACCGACGCGGTGCTGGAAGAGGCCGTGGAGCGGCTGGCGCGCTGGCGTGCGGCGGTCTCCCGTCCTGACGGCCCGTCCGCCGATGACCTCCTGGCGGAGATCCGTGCGGCGCTCGCCGACGACCTGGACTCCCCGGCCGCTCTCGCGGCCGTGGACCGCTGGGCCGCCGCGCAGCAGGACGGGGGAGGCACCGACGAGGGCGCCCCCGGACTCGTCTCCCGCGCGGTCGACGCCCTGCTCGGCGTGGCCCTGTAA
- a CDS encoding SDR family NAD(P)-dependent oxidoreductase codes for MSDAPRTGRHPADFEGMAALVTGGGSGIGAATAALLMARGARVAVLDRDPAGAPAGAIQVTADVSSDAAVRAAVGAAVRELGALHTLVGNAGAGAIGTVEDNDDAEWHRVLDVNVLGLVRTARAALPALRRTAADAPGRVSITHTCSIAATAGLPQRALYGASKGAVLSLTLAMAADHLRDGIRVNCVNPGTADTPWIGRLLDRADDPAAERAALNARQPMGRLVTAGEVAAAIASLASPSASGITGTALAVDGGMQGVRVRGGG; via the coding sequence ATGAGCGACGCACCGCGGACCGGCCGCCACCCGGCCGACTTCGAAGGGATGGCCGCCCTCGTCACCGGCGGCGGCTCCGGCATCGGGGCGGCCACCGCCGCGCTCCTGATGGCGCGCGGCGCACGGGTCGCCGTCCTGGACCGGGACCCGGCCGGGGCGCCCGCCGGGGCGATCCAAGTCACCGCCGATGTGTCCTCCGACGCCGCCGTACGGGCCGCCGTCGGCGCGGCGGTGCGGGAGCTGGGCGCCCTGCACACCCTCGTCGGCAACGCCGGGGCCGGCGCCATCGGCACCGTCGAGGACAACGACGACGCGGAGTGGCACCGGGTCCTGGACGTCAACGTGCTGGGCCTGGTGCGCACCGCCCGCGCCGCACTGCCGGCCCTGCGCCGCACCGCCGCCGACGCCCCCGGCCGGGTCTCCATCACCCACACCTGCTCCATCGCCGCCACCGCCGGCCTGCCGCAGCGTGCCCTGTACGGCGCCAGCAAGGGCGCGGTGCTCTCCTTGACCCTCGCGATGGCCGCCGACCACCTCCGCGACGGCATCCGCGTCAACTGCGTCAACCCGGGCACCGCCGACACTCCATGGATCGGCCGCCTGCTGGACCGCGCCGACGACCCGGCCGCCGAACGCGCCGCTCTCAACGCCCGCCAGCCGATGGGGCGGTTGGTCACGGCCGGGGAAGTGGCCGCGGCCATCGCCTCGTTGGCGTCGCCGTCCGCCTCCGGCATCACGGGGACGGCGTTGGCCGTGGACGGGGGGATGCAGGGGGTGCGGGTGCGGGGTGGGGGGTGA
- a CDS encoding sugar ABC transporter ATP-binding protein — protein sequence MDSHDRAAAVHAEGIVKRYGPTVALDGARLTVRPGEAHALVGRNGAGKSTLVSVLTGMERPDAGRVTFGGAPAPGWGDTAAWQRKVACVYQKSMTVPDLTVAENLYLGRFQGAHTIRWRALHTRARALLAEYGVEVDTTARIRDLGVEQRQFVEIARALSRGARLIILDEPTARLDAGGIDRLFAKLRGLRAQGVAFLFISHHLQEVHELCDTVTVFRDARHVLTAPVPGLAKDVLVAAMTGEEPTAVRKPRTGTRPTGEPVLRTEALAVDGHFAPLDLTVRAGEVVGLAGASAGGSTAIGETLVGLRTPDAGRIAVRGRPVRTGSVPHALDAGIGYVPEDRHRQGLIPGRSVAENATLTVTGRLGPMGTVLPSRTRAFARRMIAALDIRTTGPGQPVSGLSGGNQQKVVIARALARDPAVLVAIRPTNGVDVKSKDALLGVVREVADGGSGAVIVSDELDDLRVCDRVLAVFHGRVTAEFPAGWREGELVAAMEGMAVGGRERGGPPGEDGTEGNPGTQGPEGTAP from the coding sequence GTGGACAGCCACGACCGGGCGGCGGCGGTGCACGCCGAGGGGATCGTCAAACGCTACGGGCCCACCGTCGCCCTCGACGGCGCCCGGCTGACCGTACGGCCCGGGGAGGCGCACGCCCTCGTCGGCCGCAACGGCGCCGGCAAATCCACCCTGGTGTCCGTGCTGACCGGTATGGAGCGCCCGGACGCCGGCCGGGTCACCTTCGGCGGCGCGCCGGCGCCCGGCTGGGGCGACACCGCCGCCTGGCAGCGCAAGGTCGCCTGCGTCTACCAGAAGTCGATGACCGTGCCGGACCTGACCGTCGCGGAAAACCTCTACCTGGGCCGCTTCCAGGGCGCGCACACCATCCGCTGGCGGGCGCTGCACACCCGGGCCCGCGCACTGCTCGCCGAATACGGCGTCGAGGTCGACACCACCGCCCGGATCAGGGATCTCGGCGTCGAACAGCGGCAGTTCGTGGAGATCGCCCGCGCGCTGTCCCGCGGCGCCCGGCTGATCATCCTCGATGAGCCCACCGCCCGGCTCGACGCGGGCGGTATCGACCGGCTCTTCGCCAAGCTGCGCGGGCTGCGCGCCCAGGGCGTGGCCTTCCTGTTCATCTCGCACCATCTGCAGGAGGTCCACGAACTCTGCGACACCGTCACCGTCTTCCGTGACGCCCGGCATGTGCTGACCGCGCCGGTCCCGGGGCTGGCCAAGGACGTACTGGTGGCGGCGATGACGGGGGAGGAGCCGACGGCCGTACGGAAGCCCCGGACGGGTACGCGCCCTACGGGCGAGCCGGTGCTGCGGACCGAAGCCCTGGCCGTGGACGGGCACTTCGCACCGCTTGACCTGACCGTACGGGCCGGTGAAGTGGTGGGGCTCGCGGGCGCCTCGGCAGGGGGGAGCACCGCGATCGGCGAGACCTTGGTGGGGCTGCGGACGCCGGATGCCGGGCGGATCGCGGTGCGCGGCCGTCCGGTCCGTACGGGCAGCGTCCCGCACGCCCTCGACGCGGGCATCGGCTATGTCCCCGAGGACCGGCACCGCCAGGGGCTGATCCCGGGCCGCAGCGTCGCCGAGAACGCCACCCTCACCGTCACCGGCCGGCTCGGGCCGATGGGCACCGTACTGCCCTCCCGGACCCGTGCGTTCGCCCGGCGGATGATCGCGGCGCTCGACATCCGGACGACCGGGCCCGGCCAGCCGGTGTCCGGCCTCTCCGGCGGCAACCAGCAGAAGGTCGTGATCGCCCGCGCGCTGGCCCGTGACCCCGCGGTGCTGGTCGCCATCCGGCCCACCAACGGCGTCGACGTCAAGTCCAAGGACGCGCTGCTGGGGGTCGTCCGGGAGGTCGCGGACGGCGGCAGCGGCGCCGTGATCGTCTCCGACGAGCTGGACGACCTACGGGTCTGCGACCGGGTGCTGGCGGTCTTCCACGGCCGGGTGACCGCCGAATTCCCGGCGGGCTGGCGCGAGGGGGAACTGGTCGCCGCGATGGAGGGGATGGCCGTCGGCGGGCGGGAGCGGGGCGGCCCGCCCGGCGAGGACGGAACCGAAGGAAACCCAGGGACCCAGGGACCGGAAGGAACCGCGCCATGA
- a CDS encoding aldo/keto reductase — translation MSYPPYGPRELGRTGVTVPPLGLGCAPLGNLYRAVPEAQAREVVRTALATGARYFDTAPHYGVGLSEERLGRALRGHDRTTYTLSTKVGRRLRPLAPGERAAGEGFVDTPARARVRDLSRDGIRATLEASLTRLGVDAVDIVYLHDVEDQLREVYETGFPALAELRAQGVVRAIGFGMNHSDVAARLVADLDVDVVLCAGRWTLLERTALDDLLPVSARRGTSVVVGGVYNSGLLADPTPGAPYNYAPAPAPVLDRARQLAAVCAEFDVPLKAAALRFPFGHPAVAAAVVGAAAPDEMAENARLFTHHIPDALWHTLVARGLLDADLPLPLND, via the coding sequence ATGAGCTATCCGCCATACGGGCCACGGGAGTTGGGGCGTACCGGCGTCACCGTCCCGCCCCTGGGCCTGGGCTGTGCGCCGCTCGGCAACCTCTACCGCGCTGTGCCGGAGGCGCAGGCGCGCGAGGTCGTCCGCACCGCCCTCGCCACCGGCGCCCGCTACTTCGACACCGCGCCCCACTACGGCGTGGGCCTGTCCGAGGAACGCCTCGGCCGGGCGCTGCGCGGCCACGACCGCACCACCTACACCCTCTCCACCAAGGTGGGGCGCCGGCTGCGGCCGCTCGCCCCAGGGGAGCGGGCAGCGGGCGAGGGCTTCGTGGACACCCCCGCGCGGGCCCGTGTACGGGACCTCTCCCGCGACGGCATCCGTGCCACGCTGGAGGCGTCCCTGACCCGGCTCGGTGTGGACGCCGTCGACATCGTCTATCTGCACGATGTCGAGGACCAGCTGCGCGAGGTGTACGAGACCGGCTTCCCGGCGCTGGCCGAGCTGCGGGCGCAGGGGGTGGTCCGGGCCATCGGGTTCGGCATGAACCACAGCGATGTGGCGGCCCGTCTGGTCGCCGACCTCGATGTCGATGTGGTGCTGTGCGCCGGGCGCTGGACCCTGCTGGAGCGCACCGCCCTGGACGATCTGCTGCCGGTCTCCGCGCGCCGCGGCACCTCGGTGGTCGTCGGCGGCGTCTACAACTCCGGCCTGCTGGCCGACCCCACACCCGGCGCGCCCTACAACTACGCACCGGCGCCTGCCCCGGTGCTCGACCGGGCGCGTCAACTTGCCGCCGTCTGCGCAGAGTTCGATGTGCCCCTCAAAGCGGCGGCGCTCCGCTTCCCCTTCGGGCACCCGGCCGTCGCCGCTGCCGTGGTCGGAGCCGCGGCACCGGACGAAATGGCCGAGAACGCAAGGCTGTTCACCCATCACATCCCGGACGCGCTGTGGCATACGCTCGTCGCCCGCGGCCTGCTCGACGCCGATCTGCCGCTGCCCCTGAACGACTGA